In Helianthus annuus cultivar XRQ/B chromosome 3, HanXRQr2.0-SUNRISE, whole genome shotgun sequence, a single window of DNA contains:
- the LOC110931059 gene encoding uncharacterized protein LOC110931059 isoform X2 — protein sequence MANTRQLLPASSSSYVTVVHNHRRFFLSNGTRIRCSRGGKGPENLLLKTAWYGSELLGIAASFFRPSPPPVVEGRSREDVVIERAVLVETIKGDYQRSYFVTGALTLDAYEDDCEFADPAGSFKGLLRFKRNCTNFGSLIHKSNMNLIKWEDFQDKGIAHWRFSCTMAFPWRPILSGYTEYYLSKESGRVCRHVEHWNVPKMALFKQLLKPSRQGN from the exons ATGGCAAACACGAGGCAGCTCTTACccgcttcttcttcttcttatgtGACGGTGGTTCACAACCACCGACGCTTCTTCCTGTCTAATGGCACTAGAATCCGGTGCAGCCGAGGAGGAAAAGGGCCTGAAAACTTACTGCTGAAAACGGCGTGGTATGGCTCCGAGCTTCTTGGAATCGCTGCCTCCTTCTTCCGTCCATCTCCACCTCCGGTGGTTGAAGGAAGAAGCAGGGAAGACGTGGTAATCGAGCGCGCGGTTTTAGTCGAAACCATCAAAGGGGATTATCAGAGGTCTTATTTTGTTACAG GTGCTCTTACACTTGATGCATACGAAGACGACTGCGAGTTTGCTGATCCTGCAGGTTCTTTTAAAGGCCTGCTTCGATTCAAAAGAAACTGTACTAATTTTGGCTCCCTTATTCACAAATCAAACATGAACCTCATCAAATGGGAGGACTTTCAG GATAAAGGAATCGCCCATTGGCGTTTTTCTTGCACTATGGCATTTCCATGGAGACCCATTCTTTCAG GTTACACAGAGTATTATCTTAGCAAAGAATCAGGAAGAGTATGCAG GCATGTAGAGCACTGGAATGTCCCAAAGATGGCTTTATTCAAACAACTCCTCAAGCCTAGTAGACAGGGTAATTGA
- the LOC110931059 gene encoding uncharacterized protein LOC110931059 isoform X1, with protein sequence MANTRQLLPASSSSYVTVVHNHRRFFLSNGTRIRCSRGGKGPENLLLKTAWYGSELLGIAASFFRPSPPPVVEGRSREDVVIERAVLVETIKGDYQRSYFVTGALTLDAYEDDCEFADPAGSFKGLLRFKRNCTNFGSLIHKSNMNLIKWEDFQDKGIAHWRFSCTMAFPWRPILSATGYTEYYLSKESGRVCRHVEHWNVPKMALFKQLLKPSRQGN encoded by the exons ATGGCAAACACGAGGCAGCTCTTACccgcttcttcttcttcttatgtGACGGTGGTTCACAACCACCGACGCTTCTTCCTGTCTAATGGCACTAGAATCCGGTGCAGCCGAGGAGGAAAAGGGCCTGAAAACTTACTGCTGAAAACGGCGTGGTATGGCTCCGAGCTTCTTGGAATCGCTGCCTCCTTCTTCCGTCCATCTCCACCTCCGGTGGTTGAAGGAAGAAGCAGGGAAGACGTGGTAATCGAGCGCGCGGTTTTAGTCGAAACCATCAAAGGGGATTATCAGAGGTCTTATTTTGTTACAG GTGCTCTTACACTTGATGCATACGAAGACGACTGCGAGTTTGCTGATCCTGCAGGTTCTTTTAAAGGCCTGCTTCGATTCAAAAGAAACTGTACTAATTTTGGCTCCCTTATTCACAAATCAAACATGAACCTCATCAAATGGGAGGACTTTCAG GATAAAGGAATCGCCCATTGGCGTTTTTCTTGCACTATGGCATTTCCATGGAGACCCATTCTTTCAG CTACAGGTTACACAGAGTATTATCTTAGCAAAGAATCAGGAAGAGTATGCAG GCATGTAGAGCACTGGAATGTCCCAAAGATGGCTTTATTCAAACAACTCCTCAAGCCTAGTAGACAGGGTAATTGA
- the LOC110931059 gene encoding uncharacterized protein LOC110931059 isoform X3, translating to MANTRQLLPASSSSYVTVVHNHRRFFLSNGTRIRCSRGGKGPENLLLKTAWYGSELLGIAASFFRPSPPPVVEGRSREDVVIERAVLVETIKGDYQRSYFVTGALTLDAYEDDCEFADPAGSFKGLLRFKRNCTNFGSLIHKSNMNLIKWEDFQDKGIAHWRFSCTMAFPWRPILSGM from the exons ATGGCAAACACGAGGCAGCTCTTACccgcttcttcttcttcttatgtGACGGTGGTTCACAACCACCGACGCTTCTTCCTGTCTAATGGCACTAGAATCCGGTGCAGCCGAGGAGGAAAAGGGCCTGAAAACTTACTGCTGAAAACGGCGTGGTATGGCTCCGAGCTTCTTGGAATCGCTGCCTCCTTCTTCCGTCCATCTCCACCTCCGGTGGTTGAAGGAAGAAGCAGGGAAGACGTGGTAATCGAGCGCGCGGTTTTAGTCGAAACCATCAAAGGGGATTATCAGAGGTCTTATTTTGTTACAG GTGCTCTTACACTTGATGCATACGAAGACGACTGCGAGTTTGCTGATCCTGCAGGTTCTTTTAAAGGCCTGCTTCGATTCAAAAGAAACTGTACTAATTTTGGCTCCCTTATTCACAAATCAAACATGAACCTCATCAAATGGGAGGACTTTCAG GATAAAGGAATCGCCCATTGGCGTTTTTCTTGCACTATGGCATTTCCATGGAGACCCATTCTTTCAG GCATGTAG
- the LOC110932664 gene encoding uncharacterized protein LOC110932664: MERGRGGKETRRWREKVTAPENRNREEEDEDWETVRRKKGKGKLDEEPSMTIFLANLPERVSRMEVWLECRRVGNITDVYLPFKRDLMGKRFAFARFNKIRDLDKLIKALNNTWIGDRRINANVSKFEREEDKEGCRENRQYGRQWGKTMGHKGATTSGQNWATRPESDGRQDVAQKQPERQGRYHGGGRQGGGRSYLDAVLGDNQRKAEGLITLPEIDEECSQDWSKRTVSMEAKTVEVLCKAKTILCEVCPDTMEVRYIGGLRILVTMGSQMVDEELLTSHREKCEENFTDIKPWKDDKNWFQRLAWIRICGVPISLRNKAIFKAIGERLGMVVRDAEASMKDSDLTCAFLGIIVTTGQAINKEIEVRYKSELFKCWISEMSGNWAPNFVNDETVFINIPEAIPIDTDTNANMGSGRDEESENEKEATQAENNIGGTEIPATGEEGSEKTKGQGNERPDEFNEEEETANSFGGN, encoded by the coding sequence ATGGAGAGGGGGAGGGGAGGCAAAGAGACGCGGCGGTGGAGAGAAAAGGTTACGGCGCCGGAAAACAGGAATCGGGAGGAGGAAGATGAGGATTGGGAAACCGTGagaagaaagaaaggaaaagggaAGTTAGATGAAGAACCAAGCATGACGATATTCCTCGCAAACCTACCAGAAAGGGTATCAAGGATGGAGGTTTGGCTGGAATGCAGGAGGGTCGGCAACATTACTGATGTGTACCTACCGTTCAAAAGGGACCTTATGGGAAAAAGATTTGCTTTTGCTAGGTTTAACAAAATACGAGACTTAGATAAACTGATAAAAGCACTGAATAATACCTGGATCGGTGATAGGAGGATCAATGCCAATGTTTCTAAATTCGAACGGGAGGAAGATAAGGAGGGTTGCAGAGAGAATAGACAATACGGAAGACAATGGGGTAAGACGATGGGGCACAAAGGAGCAACGACGTCAGGACAAAACTGGGCTACAAGACCAGAGTCGGATGGTAGGCAGGATGTAGCACAAAAACAACCGGAACGCCAAGGTAGGTACCATGGAGGTGGTAGACAAGGGGGTGGAAGATCGTATCTGGACGCGGTGCTAGGTGACAATCAGAGGAAAGCGGAGGGACTGATTACACTACCAGAAATTGATGAAGAATGCTCGCAGGACTGGAGTAAAAGGACGGTTAGCATGGAAGCAAAGACAGTAGAGGTTCTATGCAAAGCAAAAACCATTTTATGTGAGGTATGCCCAGACACAATGGAGGTTAGATACATAGGGGGGCTGAGAATTCTGGTAACAATGGGATCACAGATGGTTGATGAAGAACTCCTAACATCTCATAGAGAGAAATGTGAGGAAAATTTTACGGACATCAAACCTTGGAAAGACGACAAGAATTGGTTTCAGAGATTAGCGTGGATTAGGATCTGCGGTGTCCCGATCAGCTTAAGAAACAAAGCTATTTTCAAAGCCATTGGGGAACGCTTGGGTATGGTGGTAAGAGATGCAGAAGCCAGTATGAAGGATAGTGACCTAACATGTGCATTTCTCGGAATCATTGTTACAACGGGTCAGGCCATAAATAAAGAAATAGAAGTAAGATACAAATCCGAGTTATTCAAGTGCTGGATATCAGAAATGTCTGGGAATTGGGCACCAAATTTTGTCAATGATGAAACTGTGTTTATCAATATCCCGGAGGCCATACCGATTGATACAGACACAAACGCCAACATGGGATCTGGGAGAGATGAAGAGAGTGAAAACGAGAAGGAGGCGACACAAGCGGAGAACAACATCGGAGGTACCGAAATTCCGGCGACCGGAGAAGAAGGTTCGGAGAAAACGAAAGGACAGGGAAACGAAAGGCCGGATGAATTTAATGAGGAAGAAGAAACGGCAAACAGTTTTGGTGGGAACTGA